From a single Desulfatirhabdium butyrativorans DSM 18734 genomic region:
- a CDS encoding DUF4198 domain-containing protein gives MGDSDFSRNPVFFVHDQVNRPKMNRTILFFGITIGYLCFSIQAAAHFLWVYPEDTRWVIARGISPTNLLPYNPENIVDIRALDQQWNNIPIHRTDENQRCVFQADQAPTVVVVTSEWGMRVNTPDGKKLMTRQQALERGLQVQSAFLSTQYSKNFFGPVSDWSKPAGLRFEIVPLTSLDQARSDHTLPIRMLFDGKPLSGCQVFSTEDRKGVTTDPEGKVVIPIRSGSMPLIWGHLDVPVSNDPQIDYHQFMTFLQVHTPEWQPNAARQGTDK, from the coding sequence ATGGGCGATTCCGACTTCAGCCGGAATCCGGTATTTTTCGTACATGATCAAGTTAACAGGCCAAAAATGAACAGGACAATTCTTTTTTTTGGAATAACCATCGGTTATTTATGCTTCAGCATTCAAGCAGCAGCGCATTTTCTTTGGGTTTATCCGGAGGATACCCGCTGGGTAATTGCAAGAGGCATTTCGCCAACAAATCTCCTGCCATACAATCCGGAAAACATCGTTGATATTCGTGCGTTGGACCAGCAGTGGAACAATATACCCATTCACCGTACGGATGAAAACCAACGGTGCGTTTTTCAGGCGGATCAAGCGCCAACAGTTGTAGTTGTCACATCTGAATGGGGAATGCGGGTGAATACCCCAGATGGCAAGAAATTGATGACCAGACAACAGGCCCTCGAACGTGGCCTGCAGGTGCAATCGGCGTTTTTATCGACCCAATACTCCAAGAACTTTTTCGGACCTGTCTCCGATTGGTCAAAACCTGCCGGTCTTCGATTCGAAATTGTCCCACTGACTTCATTGGATCAAGCAAGGTCAGACCATACCCTGCCTATCCGCATGCTCTTCGATGGAAAACCGCTTTCCGGATGTCAGGTTTTTTCGACGGAGGATCGAAAAGGTGTTACAACCGATCCGGAAGGAAAAGTTGTCATCCCCATTCGATCCGGGAGTATGCCACTCATTTGGGGGCATCTCGACGTTCCGGTATCGAACGATCCACAGATCGATTATCATCAGTTTATGACCTTCCTGCAGGTCCATACCCCTGAATGGCAACCGAATGCGGCCCGCCAGGGAACCGATAAATAA
- a CDS encoding ABC transporter ATP-binding protein produces MDRLLYSGAGFLRFLGEEIGGKPVYTIVRKGFPFVPEDRRIFAGLTVTENLEVALLPPRPGLEPWTIDRLFQVFPLLDRLRERKGGNLSGGEQQMLAIARALAGNPALLLLDEPCEGLAPVIVEELARVILEIKNTIPVLLAEQNALFALSISDRGYVIDKGLIRYEGTRQELLANTEIQSRYLSV; encoded by the coding sequence GTGGATCGCCTCCTTTACTCTGGGGCGGGTTTCCTGCGGTTTCTCGGAGAGGAAATTGGCGGCAAACCCGTCTATACCATCGTTCGCAAAGGGTTTCCCTTCGTTCCTGAAGACCGGCGCATCTTCGCCGGGCTGACCGTAACCGAAAACCTGGAAGTGGCGCTGCTGCCGCCGAGACCGGGTCTCGAACCCTGGACGATCGACCGGCTGTTTCAGGTGTTTCCGCTGCTGGATCGGCTGCGGGAGCGAAAAGGGGGCAATCTTTCGGGCGGGGAGCAGCAGATGCTCGCCATCGCCCGTGCGCTCGCCGGCAATCCGGCCCTGCTGCTGCTCGACGAGCCTTGCGAAGGACTTGCACCCGTCATCGTTGAGGAGCTGGCCCGGGTCATCCTCGAAATCAAGAACACCATCCCCGTTCTTCTCGCCGAGCAGAACGCCCTCTTCGCCCTCTCCATCTCCGATCGGGGCTATGTCATCGACAAAGGCCTCATCCGCTACGAAGGCACCAGGCAGGAGCTTCTGGCCAACACCGAGATTCAGTCGCGGTATCTTTCGGTGTAG